The following nucleotide sequence is from Staphylococcus chromogenes.
AGACGTACGCAATAAATCTCATGAAACCGGGCATTCTCGTTTCCCTGTTGTTGACAAGGAAATGAAGTTGACGGGGATTATTACGAGTAAGGATATTTTAAGCCAATCCTCTAAAATGCAGTTGTCTAAAGTTATGTCAAAACCACCGATGAGTGCTCAATTAAGTACGACAGTGGCGAGCTGTGCGCATTCCATGATTTGGGAAGGGATTGAATTATTGCCAGTAACTTCAGCTGATAGACGTTTAATTGGTGTCATATCTAGAGAAGATGTTTTAAAAGCGATGCAAATCGCCGGAAGACAACCACAAGTAGGAGAAACAATCAACGATCAAGTTGCTAAACATATTGATATTCGAAATAATCAAATTAAAGTAGAAATCACGCCGCAACTGACTAATCAATTTGGAACTTTAAGTAAATCAGTTTCAGTTGCGATAATTGAAGAAACCATTAAATATGTGATGCGTAAACATAAAAAATTAGAAGTCATGATTGAGAGTCTCAACATTTTTTATATAAAAACCGTTCAAATAGAGAACGAGGTTGAGGTTCTATATAATATATTAGATATGGGGCGAAACTTCGCTAAATTGGAAGTGACTATGCAAAGCGGGCAACAACCCGTAGCAACGGCTTTATTAATGTGTCAATTACTAGATAATTAAGGAAGTGCTATATATGAATACTTTTGAAGAAATTAAAACGAAAATTGAAGAATATGAAACAATTATTATACATCGTCATATAAGACCAGATCCCGATGCATTAGGGTCACAAACAGGACTACAAAAATATATTCAAACGAGATATCCAAATAAAAATGTTTTTGCCGTAGGTACGGATGAACCAACACTCGCAATGTTTGGAAATATGAATCGCATTCCTGATGAAGTTTATGAAAATGCATTAGTCATTGTATGTGATACAGCAAATGCACCACGTATAGATGACCAACGATATGATAATGGCTCAGCTTTAATCAAAATTGACCACCATCCCCCAGTAGATAACTATGGGGATTTAAACTATGTTGATACTGACGCTTCATCTACAAGCGAAATTATCTATGCTATGATTCACGCGTTAGGGGACGAAGCCTATATAAATTCAGCAATAGCTTCAGCCCTTTATTTAGGTATTGTAGGGGATACTGGAAGATTTTTATTTAATAATACAACGCCGAAAACGATGAATGTGGCTGCAAATTTACTAACGTATGACATTAATCATCACGACTTATTAAATCAAATGGCAGAAAAAGAACCCTATTTACTTGCGTTTCAAGGATATGTTTTACAAAATTTCCAATTAGATGATGATGGTTTTTGTAAAGTTAAAATTACAAATGATGTTTTAAAAACGTATCAGATTCCACCAAATGAAGCGTCATTATTTGTGAATGCAATCGCAGATATTAAAGGGTTACGGATTTGGGTTTTTGCCGTGGATGAGGGGCAAGACATCAGATGTCGCATTCGCTCGAAAGGTCTTGTGATCAATGATGTTGCACAAGCATTTGGCGGTGGAGGTCATCCTAATGCTTCTGGTGTTACAGTGAATGATTGGGACGAGTTTGAAGCGCTTGCACTGGCATTAAAGAAAAAATTATCTTAACAATAAACGAGGGAGGTCCATCCTATGGTTGCACATTTAAATATCCATACATCCTATGACTTGCTTAATTCGAGCGTTGATATTAAACGTATTGTCTCAAAAGCAAAGGCTATCGGGTATACGGCTATAGCTATTACGGACCTAAATGTTATGTATGGCATACCTCAATTTTATGATGCATGTGTCCAAGCTGAAATTAAGCCTCTATTAGGAATAACGGTTTATGTTACTGATGATCTCGTTGAAAAAGAAGCGGTTATTTTAGCTAAAAGTAATCAGGGTCTTAAAAATTTATTTAAATTATCATCTGAAATCAATACCCAACAACGCGCCCATTTAAATATTAATGAAATGAGTCCATTCATAAAAGAGACCGTTGTCATATTTAAATCCATGGATGAATCATCATCGACGTGGCTTAAAGGGTTGCCTGAGAGTACTACTGTTTATGTAGATGCACACTCTCAAATCTCGAATATTCAAAAAGTATGGATTGAGTCAACAATATATGAAGATTCAGAGGATGCAGATACGATAGACGTTCTTGCGGCCATTCGTGATAATACAAAACTAAACCTAGTGGACCCTCCCCAATTTCCCAATCAACATTTAAAATCATTTGATGAAATTGAAAGTCTACAAATACCTCATGAGTGGTTATCAAACACTGATGAAGTTGCACAGTTATGCCAAGCGACTCTAAACTATCACCAATCATTATTACCAGAATTTAAAACTCCAAATGAAATGTCGTCTGATGATTATTTATGGATGAAGTTACAACAAGCAATGAAAGAAAAACGACTTTTACAATCAGATTATCAATCGCGGGTTTTACACGAATTCAAAACAATTCAATCTATGGGATTCAGTGATTACTTCTTAATTGTAAGTGATCTTATTAATTATGCTAAAAACAACGGCGTAATGGTAGGGCCAGGAAGGGGGTCTTCTGCTGGTTCACTTGTAAGTTATTTATTAAACATAACGACTATTGATCCTTTAAAATATGATTTACTCTTTGAACGTTTTTTAAATCCGGAACGTGTCACAATGCCTGATATTGACATTGATTTTGAAGATACACAACGTGAAAAAGTCATTCAATATGTGCAACAAAAATATGGTGATTATAAAGTTGCAGGTATTGTGACATTTGGTCATTTGCTTGCAAAAGCGGTCGCGCGTGATGTGGGACGCGTGATGGGGTTTGATGAATCAACATTGAGTGAGGCTTCTAAATTAATTCCTAGTAAATTAGGTGTTACGCTTGATGAAGCCTATGCAACAGAAGCATTTAAACAATTTGTGCATCGCAATCATCGACACGAACAATGGTTTAAATTATGTAAGAAATTAGAAGGTTTACCCCGAAATACATCGACGCATGCGGCAGGAGTTATTGTTAATGATCATCCCCTCTATGAAACAATCCCCTTAATACAAGGGGACACTGGTATTTTAACGCAGTGGACTATGACTGAAGCCGAACGCATCGGGCTGTTGAAAATTGACTTTTTAGGTTTACGTAATTTGACCATTATTCATCAGGTCATTAAACAGATTCAAAAAGATCAGAATCATCTTATCGATATCGAATCTATTCCCTTTGATGATCATGCAGTATTTGAATTGTTGTCCAAAGGAGATACAACAGGAATTTTCCAATTGGAATCTGAAGGTGTACGTCGAGTGCTTCAAAAACTCAAACCCCAACATTTTGAAGATATTGTTGCGGTGACCTCTTTATATCGTCCCGGTCCTATGGAAGAAATTCCAACTTATATACGCCGTCGCCATCAACCGAGTGAAGTAAGATATTTACATCCTGATTTAGAACCTATTTTGAAGCGGACTTATGGGGTTATTATTTATCAGGAACAAATCATGCAAATTGCAAGCCAGTTTGCTGGATTTAGTTATGGTGAAGCGGATATTTTAAGGCGAGCGATGAGTAAAAAAAATAGAGCGGTATTGGAAAATGAACGCCAACATTTTATTGAAGGGGCGACGTCGAAAGGTTATGAACAATCGCTAAGCGAAGAAATCTTTGACTTAGTATTGAAATTTGCAGATTATGGTTTTCCACGAGCACATGCAGTAAGTTACTCTAAGATAGCCTATATTATGAGTTATTTAAAAGTTCATTATGCCTCGTATTTTTATGCGAACATTTTAAGCAATGTGATTGGGAATGAATCAAAAACAGCACAAATGGTATATGAGGCGAAACAACAAAAGATTCGCGTTCATGGGCCTCATATTAATCAAAGTCAATGGCGTTATCGTGCAGTGAACAATGAAATTTATATCTCATTAGGTGCGATTAAAGGCATCGGATATCAAAGTGTGCAAATAATTGTAAAAGAACGTATAGATAACGGTCCATATAAAGATTTTTTTGACTTTTGTCAACGTATACCGGCAAGGATACGCTCCAGAAGAATTTTAGAGGCGCTTATTCTATCAGGGGCAATGGATTGTTTTAAAAAGAATCGCGCAACCTTACTACAATCTATAGACCAAATCAATGATTCACAATCTGATTTAGATCAAAGTTTTCTAGAAGCTTTTTCGACAACAAAACAAGATTATCAAGAAACTGAAGAAATGCCTGACCATCAAAAATCAGAATACGAGAAACACTATTTAGGGTTTTATGTCTCAACGCATCCCGCGCAAAAAGCTTTTCAATTAAAACAATATCTTGGTGTATTTCCACTTACAGTCAAAGCACAATATGCACCAATTTTGGTGACCATAGATGATGTCAGAGTCATTCGAACTAAGAAAGGCCAACAAATGGCATTTGTTGCTTTGAACGATGGGGTGCGTCATATGGATGGGGTGCTCTTTCCAAATACTTTTCAAAAGATAGAAGCAACGCTCACTCCCAAAAATTTATATGTCGTGGAAGGTAAGTTTGAACAAAGAAATCATCTGCATCAATTAATTATCCAAAGTTTAGATACTTTAGAAAATTATGAAGCAAAAAGGTTAGAAACGGCAAGAAAAATAGTCACACGTCAAAAATTACCTGAATCCATATACAAAGAGGTATTGGTAGCTCAAGTACCTCAAAATCATCTAACAAGCGATTATTTAAATGTGGCTTATTTTAATAACAAATCTAATACAACAAAACCAATAGGCTACGTTAACCGAAAATATTTGAAGAAAATAATCCAAGCCGTGGAACCTCATAATATAAGATTGTTATAAGAAGGTTGTAAATGTAAATTATATATCAATTTTTTATGACGTATAGTATAATGACGAATAAGTTCGGCTGTTTTTCAGTCAGCATAATGAGAAAGTAAACAATGGAGTTGATAATGAATGTCTTTAAGAGACGAAGCTTTGCAAATGCATAAAGAAAACCATGGAAAACTTGCAGTCGCGCCTAAAGTTAAGGTTACGAATAAAGAGGAACTCAGTTTGGCCTATTCACCAGGAGTCGCTGAACCATGTAAAGATATCCATGAACATCCAGAAAAAGTTTATGATTACACGATGAAAAACAATACAGTCGCTGTAATTTCAGACGGTACAGCTGTACTTGGACTAGGCAATATCGGTGCAGAGGCCAGTCTTCCAGTTATGGAAGGGAAAGCAGTTTTATTTAAAAGCTTTTCAGGTATTGACGGCATTCCATTATCTCTTTCAACCACAGATACAGAAGAAATTATACGAACAGTGAAATTGTTAGAACCTAATTTTGGTGGGATTAATTTAGAAGACATTTCTGCACCACGTTGTTTCGAAATTGAAGAACGATTAAAAAAAGAAACTAAAATTCCAGTGTTTCATGATGATCAACATGGGACTGCGATTGTAACATTAGCAGGATTGATGAATGCATTACGTATTGTTAAAAAAGATCTTTCTGATATAAGAGTTGTTTTAAATGGTGCAGGGGCCGCTGGTATCGCAATAGTAAAATTATTGTATTCTTATGGCGTAAGAGAAATGATTATGTGCGATTCCCAAGGTGCGATTTATGAAGGTCGTCCTCACGGAATGAATCCGACAAAAGAATATGTAGCTAAATGGACAAATAAAGATAAAATTAACGGTAAACTCGCTGATGTTATTGAAGGTGCTGATGTGTTTATTGGTGTTTCTGTAGCAAATCTTTTATCTGAAGAAATGGTACATTCCATGGCGGATAATCCTGTTATATTTGCGATGGCAAATCCTAATCCAGAAATTACGCCTGAGTTAGCGAAATCAGCTGGGGCTAAAGTGATTGGGACAGGTCGTTCGGATTTTCCTAATCAAATTAATAATGTACTCGCATTTCCAGGGATTTTTAGAGGCGCATTGGACGTTCGTGCGACACATATAAATGAACAAATGAAACAAGCAGCAGTTGAGGCGATAGCAAGTTTAATTTCAGAAGAAGAACTTACTGAAGATTATGTTATTCCTGGACCATTTGACAAACGTGTGGCACCTTCAGTTGCTAAAGCAGTTGCCAAAGCAGCAATGGAATCTGGTGTTGCCCGTATTGATGTTGACCCAGAAGAGATTTATCAAAAAACATTAGCATTAACTGACCTTAAGTAACTCAGATAGAAAAAAGGGTAGTGTGGAGGTAAAACTATGTTTAAAGATTTTTTCAATCGTAATTCCAAAAAGAAAAAATATGTTACGGTGCAAGATTCAAAACAAAATGATGTGCCAGAAGGAATTATGACGAAATGTCCTAACTGTAAAAAAATAATGTACACAAAAGAACTGACTGAAAATCTTAATGTTTGTTTTAATTGTGATCATCATATCCCATTGTCAGCATACAGTCGTATAGAGGCAATTTCTGACGAAGGTACATTTAATGAGTTTGACAAAGGGATGACCTCTGCTAATCCTTTGAATTTTCCTGGATATGAAGAAAAACTTGAAAAAGATCAAACGAAAACAGGCCTGAACGAAGCAGTGGTGACAGGGACTGCAACTTTAAATGGTATTCGATTTGGCGTTGGTGTAATGGATTCTCGTTTTAGAATGGGGAGCATGGGTTCTGTTGTAGGCGAAAAAATCTGTAGAATTGTTGATTATTGTACCCAACATCGGTTGCCGTTTGTGTTATTTACAGCTTCTGGTGGCGCTCGTATGCAAGAAGGAATTATCTCTTTAATGCAAATGGCAAAAACAAGTGTATCGCTTGAGAAACATTCAGATGCAGGTTTGTTAT
It contains:
- a CDS encoding DRTGG domain-containing protein translates to MTKHEQIIKHIEKLSIGQKISVRKIAKDLEVSEGTAYRAIKDAGQRGLVATIDRVGTVRIEKKSREQLDVLTFGEIAKIVDGQLIAGKGGQFNSLTKFAIGAMEVENVVNYVSKNTLLIVGNRVDVQKAALKKGSAVLITGGFETSDEIVKYADEHDLPIISSNYDTFMVANIINRAMYNQMIKKEILLVEDIVIPIEETSYLYDTMAVKDVRNKSHETGHSRFPVVDKEMKLTGIITSKDILSQSSKMQLSKVMSKPPMSAQLSTTVASCAHSMIWEGIELLPVTSADRRLIGVISREDVLKAMQIAGRQPQVGETINDQVAKHIDIRNNQIKVEITPQLTNQFGTLSKSVSVAIIEETIKYVMRKHKKLEVMIESLNIFYIKTVQIENEVEVLYNILDMGRNFAKLEVTMQSGQQPVATALLMCQLLDN
- a CDS encoding DHH family phosphoesterase, translated to MNTFEEIKTKIEEYETIIIHRHIRPDPDALGSQTGLQKYIQTRYPNKNVFAVGTDEPTLAMFGNMNRIPDEVYENALVIVCDTANAPRIDDQRYDNGSALIKIDHHPPVDNYGDLNYVDTDASSTSEIIYAMIHALGDEAYINSAIASALYLGIVGDTGRFLFNNTTPKTMNVAANLLTYDINHHDLLNQMAEKEPYLLAFQGYVLQNFQLDDDGFCKVKITNDVLKTYQIPPNEASLFVNAIADIKGLRIWVFAVDEGQDIRCRIRSKGLVINDVAQAFGGGGHPNASGVTVNDWDEFEALALALKKKLS
- a CDS encoding DNA polymerase III subunit alpha; its protein translation is MVAHLNIHTSYDLLNSSVDIKRIVSKAKAIGYTAIAITDLNVMYGIPQFYDACVQAEIKPLLGITVYVTDDLVEKEAVILAKSNQGLKNLFKLSSEINTQQRAHLNINEMSPFIKETVVIFKSMDESSSTWLKGLPESTTVYVDAHSQISNIQKVWIESTIYEDSEDADTIDVLAAIRDNTKLNLVDPPQFPNQHLKSFDEIESLQIPHEWLSNTDEVAQLCQATLNYHQSLLPEFKTPNEMSSDDYLWMKLQQAMKEKRLLQSDYQSRVLHEFKTIQSMGFSDYFLIVSDLINYAKNNGVMVGPGRGSSAGSLVSYLLNITTIDPLKYDLLFERFLNPERVTMPDIDIDFEDTQREKVIQYVQQKYGDYKVAGIVTFGHLLAKAVARDVGRVMGFDESTLSEASKLIPSKLGVTLDEAYATEAFKQFVHRNHRHEQWFKLCKKLEGLPRNTSTHAAGVIVNDHPLYETIPLIQGDTGILTQWTMTEAERIGLLKIDFLGLRNLTIIHQVIKQIQKDQNHLIDIESIPFDDHAVFELLSKGDTTGIFQLESEGVRRVLQKLKPQHFEDIVAVTSLYRPGPMEEIPTYIRRRHQPSEVRYLHPDLEPILKRTYGVIIYQEQIMQIASQFAGFSYGEADILRRAMSKKNRAVLENERQHFIEGATSKGYEQSLSEEIFDLVLKFADYGFPRAHAVSYSKIAYIMSYLKVHYASYFYANILSNVIGNESKTAQMVYEAKQQKIRVHGPHINQSQWRYRAVNNEIYISLGAIKGIGYQSVQIIVKERIDNGPYKDFFDFCQRIPARIRSRRILEALILSGAMDCFKKNRATLLQSIDQINDSQSDLDQSFLEAFSTTKQDYQETEEMPDHQKSEYEKHYLGFYVSTHPAQKAFQLKQYLGVFPLTVKAQYAPILVTIDDVRVIRTKKGQQMAFVALNDGVRHMDGVLFPNTFQKIEATLTPKNLYVVEGKFEQRNHLHQLIIQSLDTLENYEAKRLETARKIVTRQKLPESIYKEVLVAQVPQNHLTSDYLNVAYFNNKSNTTKPIGYVNRKYLKKIIQAVEPHNIRLL
- a CDS encoding NAD(P)-dependent malic enzyme, with translation MSLRDEALQMHKENHGKLAVAPKVKVTNKEELSLAYSPGVAEPCKDIHEHPEKVYDYTMKNNTVAVISDGTAVLGLGNIGAEASLPVMEGKAVLFKSFSGIDGIPLSLSTTDTEEIIRTVKLLEPNFGGINLEDISAPRCFEIEERLKKETKIPVFHDDQHGTAIVTLAGLMNALRIVKKDLSDIRVVLNGAGAAGIAIVKLLYSYGVREMIMCDSQGAIYEGRPHGMNPTKEYVAKWTNKDKINGKLADVIEGADVFIGVSVANLLSEEMVHSMADNPVIFAMANPNPEITPELAKSAGAKVIGTGRSDFPNQINNVLAFPGIFRGALDVRATHINEQMKQAAVEAIASLISEEELTEDYVIPGPFDKRVAPSVAKAVAKAAMESGVARIDVDPEEIYQKTLALTDLK
- the accD gene encoding acetyl-CoA carboxylase, carboxyltransferase subunit beta; the encoded protein is MFKDFFNRNSKKKKYVTVQDSKQNDVPEGIMTKCPNCKKIMYTKELTENLNVCFNCDHHIPLSAYSRIEAISDEGTFNEFDKGMTSANPLNFPGYEEKLEKDQTKTGLNEAVVTGTATLNGIRFGVGVMDSRFRMGSMGSVVGEKICRIVDYCTQHRLPFVLFTASGGARMQEGIISLMQMAKTSVSLEKHSDAGLLFISYMTHPTTGGVSASFASVGDINLAEPKALIGFAGRRVIEQTINEKLPEDFQTAEFLLEHGQLDKVVHRSQMRETLAQIFEMHREVKS